The proteins below are encoded in one region of Methanosarcina barkeri 3:
- the cofG gene encoding 7,8-didemethyl-8-hydroxy-5-deazariboflavin synthase CofG yields MTYSKNVFVPVTNICRNRCGYCGFRREPGQPGARLMKPEEIFPVLEKGVKAGCTEALFTFGEYAEEVSEYRKWLKELGYSSTLEYLLFLCETAINAGILPHTNAGIMTRSELKALKPLNASMGIMLESTATLEAHKDCPGKLPELRLNTIREAGKLLIPYTTGLLVGIGEERKDRIESLEAIASLHKEYGHIQEVIIQNFTPKPGTPMENFPAPSIEEMTDTICLARQILPSDIAVQVAPNLVDPKALIAKGVTDLGGISPLTIDWINPEAEWPDVKDLQRKLNPILLRERLPIYPRYVKKMWYSDRIGELIEQLSDTDGYRKKP; encoded by the coding sequence GGACAACCAGGTGCCAGACTCATGAAGCCCGAAGAAATTTTTCCTGTACTTGAAAAAGGGGTAAAGGCAGGGTGTACCGAAGCCCTTTTTACATTCGGGGAGTACGCAGAGGAGGTTTCGGAGTACAGGAAGTGGCTTAAAGAACTTGGTTATTCTTCCACGCTTGAATATCTTCTATTTCTCTGTGAGACTGCAATCAATGCTGGAATCCTTCCTCATACGAATGCAGGGATTATGACGCGCTCGGAGCTGAAAGCTTTAAAACCCTTGAACGCAAGCATGGGGATTATGCTTGAGAGCACGGCAACCCTGGAAGCCCATAAGGACTGTCCGGGAAAACTTCCTGAACTCAGGCTTAATACTATTCGGGAGGCAGGAAAACTCCTGATTCCCTATACTACAGGCCTCCTTGTAGGAATCGGAGAGGAAAGAAAAGACAGAATCGAATCCCTCGAAGCTATTGCCAGTCTCCATAAAGAATACGGGCACATCCAGGAAGTTATTATCCAGAACTTTACCCCGAAACCCGGAACACCCATGGAAAACTTTCCTGCACCCTCAATAGAAGAAATGACTGATACCATATGCCTGGCCAGACAGATCCTTCCTTCTGACATAGCAGTACAGGTTGCCCCAAACCTTGTAGACCCTAAAGCCCTTATCGCAAAAGGAGTGACTGACCTGGGAGGCATATCCCCCTTGACAATTGACTGGATTAACCCTGAAGCAGAATGGCCTGATGTAAAGGACTTACAGAGGAAACTGAATCCTATTTTGCTCAGAGAACGCCTGCCAATTTACCCTCGGTATGTAAAAAAAATGTGGTACTCGGATCGGATAGGCGAACTTATAGAACAACTCTCGGATACTGACGGTTACAGGAAAAAGCCCTGA
- the cofH gene encoding 5-amino-6-(D-ribitylamino)uracil--L-tyrosine 4-hydroxyphenyl transferase CofH → MYAKKPTTPEDVIERAYKGKCTKEDALLLLEGNPFELFELANNLRASIVGDVVSYVVNRNIYITNKCVGNCGFCAYRTEKGFILSVEEILEKVGEAKKAGAVEVCIQGGYIPEADMEFYLEIIESVKAEFPDMCIHALSAMEVNYAAGISGMSVEEALSRLKKSGLDSLTGTSAEILSDRVRKIICPGKINTQQWIDTITAAHKAGISTNSTIMYGHVETLEERLDHVFIIREIQKETGGFTELIPMAFLPYNNPIGEKMLASGKFSTTGLEDLQLIAISRVILHTYVKNIQATWVKLGKKLAQVALQCGANDLGGTLMEDQISTASGGSNGEYVSPAEFEWMIKGAGRTPVQRDTLYRKVERDFSGRMGSLPGLEKTKIGSRE, encoded by the coding sequence ATGTACGCGAAAAAACCGACAACTCCAGAAGACGTAATTGAAAGGGCATATAAGGGGAAATGTACTAAAGAGGATGCTCTCCTCCTGCTTGAAGGAAACCCTTTTGAGCTTTTTGAACTCGCCAATAATCTGCGCGCCAGTATTGTAGGCGATGTAGTCAGCTATGTGGTGAACAGGAATATCTATATCACAAACAAATGTGTTGGAAACTGCGGGTTCTGTGCTTACAGAACAGAGAAAGGATTTATCCTGAGTGTTGAAGAAATCCTGGAAAAAGTAGGAGAAGCGAAAAAAGCCGGAGCTGTGGAGGTATGCATCCAGGGTGGATACATTCCGGAAGCTGACATGGAGTTTTATCTTGAGATAATAGAATCTGTAAAAGCCGAATTCCCTGATATGTGTATTCATGCCCTGTCCGCTATGGAAGTAAATTACGCAGCAGGAATCTCAGGCATGTCGGTTGAAGAAGCCCTGAGCAGACTTAAAAAAAGTGGGCTTGATTCCCTTACCGGGACTTCGGCCGAGATTCTTTCCGACAGAGTAAGAAAAATTATCTGTCCTGGGAAAATCAACACCCAGCAGTGGATTGATACCATAACTGCAGCACATAAAGCAGGAATTTCCACCAATTCCACTATCATGTACGGACATGTCGAAACCCTTGAGGAGCGTCTGGACCATGTCTTTATTATCCGTGAAATTCAGAAAGAGACAGGCGGGTTTACCGAACTTATCCCTATGGCCTTTTTGCCTTACAATAACCCTATAGGGGAAAAGATGCTTGCATCCGGAAAATTCTCGACCACAGGGCTTGAAGACCTTCAGCTCATAGCTATTTCCCGAGTAATTTTGCATACTTATGTTAAAAATATTCAGGCTACATGGGTAAAGTTAGGAAAGAAACTCGCTCAGGTAGCTTTGCAGTGCGGAGCAAACGACCTTGGAGGCACGCTTATGGAAGACCAGATCTCTACAGCTTCAGGGGGCAGTAATGGGGAATATGTATCGCCTGCCGAGTTCGAATGGATGATAAAAGGGGCAGGAAGAACACCTGTGCAGAGGGACACCCTGTACCGGAAAGTGGAGCGAGATTTTTCTGGCAGGATGGGCTCCCTTCCCGGTTTAGAAAAGACAAAGATAGGTAGCAGAGAGTAA
- the cofC gene encoding 2-phospho-L-lactate guanylyltransferase, with product MKAVIPYKKASAKSRLSPVLTREEREEFVELMLNQVIDTLKEAGIGTIDILSPSTYGLENMTKANVLLDKSDLNEALNRYLKQAEEPVIIVMADLPLLSSKHVKEIISTKKDVCIVPGKGGGTNSLFIKNPSRYTVRYYGSSFLTHCSIAEETGQSIEVYDSLFAGTDIDEPEDLVELLIHGSGAAKDYISKKFRLEMSRGRVRLVYI from the coding sequence ATGAAAGCCGTAATTCCCTATAAAAAAGCCAGCGCAAAATCCAGATTGTCTCCTGTTCTGACTCGGGAAGAGAGAGAAGAGTTTGTGGAACTGATGCTGAATCAGGTAATAGACACCCTTAAAGAAGCCGGAATAGGAACAATCGATATTCTCAGTCCTTCGACGTACGGGCTTGAAAATATGACGAAAGCTAATGTGCTTCTGGATAAAAGCGACCTGAATGAGGCTCTTAACAGGTACCTTAAGCAGGCTGAGGAACCAGTTATTATTGTTATGGCAGACCTTCCACTTCTGTCCTCCAAGCACGTAAAAGAGATTATTTCGACTAAAAAGGACGTCTGCATCGTTCCTGGGAAAGGCGGGGGTACAAACTCACTTTTCATAAAAAACCCTTCAAGGTACACTGTCAGGTATTACGGTTCGAGTTTTTTGACGCATTGCTCCATTGCAGAAGAAACAGGACAGAGCATTGAGGTCTACGATTCTCTTTTTGCGGGCACTGATATTGATGAGCCCGAAGATCTGGTCGAACTGCTTATACACGGAAGCGGAGCTGCGAAAGATTATATAAGCAAAAAGTTCAGGCTTGAGATGAGCAGGGGAAGGGTCAGACTGGTTTATATTTAA
- the cofH gene encoding 5-amino-6-(D-ribitylamino)uracil--L-tyrosine 4-hydroxyphenyl transferase CofH produces MNTEIPEDLMERACKGRSTKEDGLLLLEIPPFELFRFADELRSLTTGNTVTYVVNRNINFTSRCVGTCGFCAFRTNNGKVLSIEEIIEKVREAERAKATEVCIQGGLLPDVGLDFYQGITEAIKAEFPEMHIHAFSPMEVYHASRISGVKVSEALSKLKRSGLDTMPGTAAEILSDRVREIICPSKLSTEEWVKVVTQAHAAGIPTTATMMYGHVETPEERIEHILTIREIQKETGGITEFVPLPFMPYNNPVGEKMIREGRYATPGLEDLKIYAISRILLHGHVDNIQASWVKLGKKLSQFALSCGANDLGGTLMEESISRLAGAPNGESISVEELEWMIYGAGRVPKERTTLYKGVRELASRNPGRTTGCGVSE; encoded by the coding sequence ATGAACACTGAGATTCCCGAAGATCTTATGGAACGCGCATGCAAGGGAAGGAGCACAAAGGAAGATGGGCTCTTACTCCTGGAAATACCTCCTTTCGAACTCTTCAGATTTGCGGACGAACTTCGCTCCCTTACGACAGGAAATACGGTTACTTACGTCGTGAACAGGAATATTAACTTTACTAGCAGATGTGTGGGAACCTGCGGATTTTGCGCATTCAGGACGAACAATGGTAAAGTCCTCAGCATAGAAGAAATTATTGAAAAGGTTAGAGAAGCTGAGAGAGCAAAAGCTACCGAAGTCTGTATCCAGGGAGGGCTTCTACCGGATGTGGGCCTGGACTTTTATCAGGGAATTACAGAAGCCATAAAAGCCGAGTTTCCTGAAATGCATATTCACGCTTTCTCCCCGATGGAGGTTTACCATGCTTCTCGTATTAGTGGTGTGAAGGTAAGTGAGGCCCTCTCAAAGCTGAAACGAAGCGGGCTTGATACAATGCCGGGAACTGCAGCCGAAATCCTCTCTGACCGTGTTAGAGAAATTATCTGCCCTTCAAAACTCAGTACAGAGGAATGGGTTAAAGTAGTTACACAGGCACATGCTGCAGGAATTCCTACGACTGCAACCATGATGTACGGGCATGTCGAAACTCCTGAAGAAAGAATAGAACACATCCTGACTATCAGAGAGATTCAGAAAGAGACTGGAGGAATTACTGAATTTGTGCCTTTGCCTTTTATGCCTTATAATAATCCTGTTGGAGAAAAAATGATTCGAGAGGGAAGGTACGCTACTCCGGGCCTTGAGGATCTGAAAATCTATGCTATCTCACGTATCCTTCTTCACGGGCATGTAGATAATATTCAGGCAAGCTGGGTAAAACTGGGGAAGAAACTTTCCCAGTTTGCTCTCAGTTGTGGTGCAAACGACCTCGGAGGCACACTTATGGAAGAGAGCATTTCCAGATTGGCAGGAGCCCCTAATGGAGAAAGTATTTCCGTTGAAGAACTGGAATGGATGATTTACGGAGCCGGCAGGGTCCCTAAAGAGAGGACAACCCTTTACAAAGGGGTACGTGAACTGGCTTCCAGGAACCCTGGAAGAACTACCGGATGCGGAGTCTCAGAATAA